A stretch of the Macaca thibetana thibetana isolate TM-01 chromosome X, ASM2454274v1, whole genome shotgun sequence genome encodes the following:
- the G6PD gene encoding glucose-6-phosphate 1-dehydrogenase isoform X2: MAEQVALSRTQVCGILREELFQGDAFHQSDTHIFIIMGASGDLAKKKIYPTVWWLFRDGLLPENTFIVGYARSRLTVADIRKQSEPFFKATPEEKLKLEDFFARNSYVAGQYDEAASYQRLNSHMNALHLGSQANRLFYLALPPTVYEAVTKNIHESCMSQIGWNRIIVEKPFGRDLQSSDRLSNHISSLFREDQIYRIDHYLGKEMVQNLMVLRFANRIFGPIWNRDNIACVILTFKEPFGTEGRGGYFDEFGIIRDVMQNHLLQMLCLVAMEKPASTNSDDVRDEKVKVLKCISEVQANNVVLGQYVGNPDGEGEATKGYLDDPTVPHGSTTATFAAVVLYVENERWDGVPFILRCGKALNERKAEVRLQFHDVAGDIFHQQCKRNELVIRVQPNEAVYTKMMTKKPGMFFNPEESELDLTYGNRYKNVKLPDAYERLILDVFCGSQMHFVRSDELREAWRIFTPLLHQIELEKPKPIPYLYGSRGPMEADELMKRVGFQYEGTYKWVNPHKL; the protein is encoded by the exons GGTGACCTGGCCAAGAAGAAGATCTACCCCACCGTCTG GTGGCTGTTCCGGGATGGCCTTCTGCCCGAAAACACCTTCATCGTGGGCTACGCCCGCTCCCGCCTCACAGTGGCTGACATCCGCAAACAGAGTGAGCCCTTCTTCAAG GCCACCCCAGAGGAGAAGCTCAAGCTGGAGGACTTCTTTGCCCGCAACTCCTATGTGGCTGGCCAGTACGATGAGGCAGCCTCCTACCAGCGCCTCAACAGCCACATGAATGCCCTCCACCTGGGGTCACAGGCCAACCGCCTCTTCTACCTGGCGTTGCCCCCCACCGTCTACGAGGCTGTCACCAAGAACATTCACGAGTCCTGCATGAGCCAGAT AGGCTGGAACCGCATCATTGTGGAGAAGCCCTTCGGGAGGGACCTGCAGAGCTCCGACAGGCTGTCCAACCACATCTCCTCCCTGTTCCGCGAGGACCAGATCTACCGCATCGACCACTACCTGGGCAAGGAGATGGTGCAAAACCTCATGGTGCTGAG ATTTGCCAACAGGATCTTCGGCCCCATCTGGAACCGGGACAACATCGCCTGCGTGATCCTCACCTTCAAGGAGCCCTTTGGCACTGAGGGTCGTGGGGGCTATTTCGATGAATTTGGGATCATCCG GGACGTGATGCAGAACCACCTCCTGCAGATGCTGTGTCTGGTGGCCATGGAGAAGCCCGCCTCCACCAACTCGGATGACGTCCGTGATGAGAAG GTCAAGGTGTTGAAATGTATCTCAGAGGTGCAGGCCAACAATGTGGTCCTGGGCCAGTACGTGGGGAACCCCGATGGAGAGGGCGAGGCCACCAAAGGGTACCTGGACGACCCCACGGTGCCCCACGGGTCCACTACCGCCACTTTTGCAGCCGTCGTCCTCTATGTGGAGAATGAAAGGTGGGATG GAGTGCCCTTCATCCTGCGCTGTGGCAAGGCCCTGAACGAGCGCAAGGCTGAGGTGAGGCTGCAGTTCCATGATGTGGCCGGTGACATCTTCCACCAGCAGTGCAAACGCAACGAGCTGGTGATCCGCGTGCAGCCCAATGAGGCTGTGTACACCAAGATGATGACCAAGAAGCCAGGCATGTTTTTCAACCCCGAGGAGTCGGAGCTGGACCTGACCTACGGCAACAGATACAAG AACGTGAAGCTCCCTGACGCCTACGAGCGCCTCATCCTGGACGTCTTCTGCGGGAGCCAGATGCACTTCGTGCGCAG CGACGAGCTCCGGGAGGCCTGGCGTATTTTCACTCCACTGCTACACCAGATCGAGCTGGAGAAGCCCAAGCCCATCCCCTACCTTTATGGCAG CCGAGGCCCCATGGAGGCAGATGAGCTGATGAAGAGAGTGGGTTTCCAGTATGAGGGCACCTACAAGTGGGTGAACCCCCACAAGCTCTGA